Proteins encoded within one genomic window of Bdellovibrio bacteriovorus:
- a CDS encoding helix-turn-helix domain-containing protein gives MKKVGEFLKKSREARNLSQGDVSTHLGYNTPQFISNWERGLSLPPVTTLKSLAKLYKINADELFQMILEEHLEQTAESLRQKFEEENLKYSKQRKSRTALSGS, from the coding sequence ATGAAGAAGGTTGGGGAGTTTCTGAAAAAATCTCGCGAGGCTAGAAATCTCTCTCAGGGAGATGTTTCCACCCACCTCGGCTACAACACCCCTCAGTTCATCTCAAATTGGGAACGCGGTCTTTCTCTTCCCCCCGTCACCACTCTAAAAAGCCTCGCAAAACTTTACAAAATAAATGCTGACGAACTTTTTCAAATGATTTTGGAAGAGCACCTTGAACAAACAGCAGAATCTCTTCGCCAAAAATTTGAGGAAGAGAATCTAAAATATTCTAAACAAAGAAAATCTCGTACTGCTCTAAGTGGTAGTTAG
- a CDS encoding Rne/Rng family ribonuclease produces MSAEILINVRPQETRVAYVDGGILSDLKIERKTSPTLVGSIHRGTVLRVLPGMQAAFVDIGLEKAAFLYVGDIREDVDDNFLSDVDREEPLEMEGDDDKLPSHQNKTPIQDLLKEGQSILVQVAKDPLGTKGARLTTHLSLPGRFVVFLPTVRHLGISRRIEDETERERLRKLVQKINPSGGVIVRTAGEGASEEMLKADIEYLDRLSKEIFKNYEKKKTPGMVHTELDVELRALRDLMSEDVTSVWVDSIEIHKKVVKFVSQFMPKYKQNIVLYEEQKPLFDLYDIDIEISRSMERKIWLKSGGYIVIDEAEALVVIDVNTGKFVGKKDLEDTILKTNLEAVRETAHQLRIRNCGGIIIIDFIDMEKESHREKVLEALAEELGRDRARTNIVSMSQLGLVEMTRKRIRPSLIKTLCEPCSYCDGKGYIKRKSTVANEIFRELERDADMLINKKTNVVIHCHSGVVDWIYEVEGESLESIEKKLGRSVAFKIEPNYHLEQYEIFFV; encoded by the coding sequence GTGTCAGCTGAAATTCTCATCAATGTGAGACCTCAAGAAACTCGTGTGGCCTATGTCGATGGCGGCATTCTTTCTGATTTAAAAATTGAACGTAAAACTTCGCCGACCTTGGTCGGGTCGATCCATCGCGGGACCGTCTTAAGAGTTCTTCCTGGTATGCAGGCGGCTTTCGTGGATATTGGTTTAGAAAAAGCGGCTTTCCTTTATGTGGGCGACATTCGTGAAGACGTGGACGACAACTTCCTTTCTGACGTCGATCGTGAGGAACCCTTGGAAATGGAAGGGGACGACGACAAACTTCCTTCTCACCAAAACAAGACTCCGATTCAGGATTTATTGAAAGAGGGTCAGTCCATTTTAGTTCAGGTGGCGAAAGATCCGCTGGGCACCAAGGGCGCGCGTTTAACGACACATCTTTCACTGCCCGGCCGTTTCGTGGTGTTTTTACCGACGGTGCGCCACTTGGGAATTTCTCGTCGTATCGAAGATGAAACAGAACGTGAACGTCTGCGTAAGCTTGTTCAAAAAATCAATCCTTCCGGCGGCGTGATCGTACGTACGGCAGGGGAGGGCGCATCGGAAGAGATGTTGAAGGCCGACATCGAATACCTAGATCGTCTTAGCAAAGAGATTTTCAAAAACTACGAAAAGAAAAAAACACCAGGCATGGTTCACACGGAGCTCGATGTTGAGTTGCGTGCGCTTCGTGATTTGATGTCCGAAGATGTGACAAGCGTGTGGGTTGATAGTATCGAGATTCATAAAAAAGTTGTGAAGTTCGTGTCCCAGTTCATGCCTAAGTACAAGCAGAACATCGTCCTTTACGAAGAGCAAAAACCTCTTTTTGATTTGTACGACATCGATATTGAAATTTCTCGCTCGATGGAAAGAAAAATCTGGTTAAAGTCCGGCGGTTACATTGTGATTGATGAAGCCGAAGCCCTTGTCGTTATCGACGTAAATACCGGTAAATTCGTCGGTAAAAAAGACCTGGAAGACACCATCTTAAAAACCAATCTGGAAGCGGTTCGCGAGACGGCCCACCAACTGCGCATTCGTAACTGCGGCGGTATCATCATCATCGATTTCATCGACATGGAAAAAGAATCTCACCGCGAAAAAGTTTTAGAAGCTTTAGCGGAAGAGTTGGGTCGCGACCGTGCACGCACAAATATCGTTTCAATGTCGCAATTGGGACTTGTGGAAATGACTCGTAAGCGCATTCGTCCAAGTCTTATTAAGACTTTGTGTGAGCCTTGCTCTTACTGTGATGGCAAAGGTTATATTAAGCGCAAATCAACTGTCGCGAATGAAATCTTCCGTGAGCTTGAGCGCGATGCCGACATGCTTATCAATAAGAAAACAAATGTCGTCATTCATTGCCATAGTGGCGTGGTGGATTGGATTTATGAAGTTGAGGGTGAAAGTCTTGAAAGCATCGAGAAAAAACTCGGTCGTTCAGTGGCTTTCAAGATCGAGCCTAACTACCACTTAGAGCAGTACGAGATTTTCTTTGTTTAG
- a CDS encoding type IV pilus twitching motility protein PilT, with product MATIDELFKLMVEQGASDLHITSGAPPYLRLHGNMIPLNYRELTNQDVQGLLFEILSEKQKKAFVEKWELDFAYTLSGIGRFRCNIFMQRKGLGAVMRIIPEKIKTAQELGLPPAVMDMIDCDRGLILVTGPTGSGKSTTLAAMIHQINATREAHIITVEDPIEFVHPNLKALVNQREVGSHTKSFANALKAALREDPDILLVGELRDLETISLALTAAETGHIVFGTLHTNSAAKTVDRIIDVFPAGQQQQIRTMLAESLRGVVAQTLFSRADGQGRVAAYEIMRNTKAISNLIREGKVHQIPSAMQTGSSQGMVLFEKYIEDLVRKGKVSAADAKTFLGQAGGGDTTIQGTMAGGSAPRTKVG from the coding sequence ATGGCAACAATTGATGAACTGTTCAAACTCATGGTGGAACAAGGAGCCTCCGACTTGCACATTACAAGCGGTGCACCTCCGTATTTGCGTCTCCATGGAAACATGATTCCGTTGAACTATCGCGAATTGACGAACCAAGACGTACAAGGTTTGCTCTTCGAGATTCTTTCTGAGAAGCAGAAAAAAGCCTTTGTCGAAAAATGGGAACTGGATTTCGCTTACACTCTTTCAGGCATTGGACGTTTTCGTTGCAATATCTTTATGCAAAGAAAAGGTCTTGGCGCCGTTATGCGTATCATTCCAGAAAAAATTAAAACGGCACAAGAATTGGGTTTACCTCCAGCAGTAATGGATATGATTGATTGCGATCGTGGTTTGATCTTAGTTACGGGTCCTACGGGTTCCGGTAAATCAACAACGCTTGCAGCGATGATCCATCAGATCAACGCCACTCGTGAAGCGCACATCATCACGGTGGAAGACCCGATCGAGTTCGTGCATCCCAACTTAAAAGCCTTGGTGAATCAACGTGAAGTGGGAAGTCACACGAAAAGTTTCGCGAACGCCTTGAAAGCGGCCTTGCGTGAAGATCCAGATATCTTGCTGGTCGGTGAGTTGCGTGACTTAGAAACTATTTCGTTAGCATTAACGGCAGCGGAAACAGGTCACATCGTATTTGGTACTCTTCACACGAACAGTGCCGCGAAAACTGTCGATCGTATCATCGACGTTTTCCCTGCAGGCCAACAACAACAAATCCGTACGATGCTAGCGGAAAGCTTGCGCGGAGTTGTCGCGCAAACACTTTTCTCGCGCGCCGATGGACAAGGTCGTGTGGCTGCTTACGAAATCATGCGTAATACAAAAGCCATCTCGAACTTGATTCGTGAAGGTAAAGTCCATCAAATCCCTTCAGCCATGCAAACAGGCTCAAGTCAGGGTATGGTGCTTTTCGAAAAATACATCGAAGACTTGGTTCGCAAAGGAAAAGTTTCTGCAGCCGATGCAAAAACTTTCTTGGGTCAAGCTGGCGGTGGAGATACGACGATTCAAGGAACTATGGCCGGAGGCTCTGCCCCACGCACCAAAGTTGGCTAA
- the deoC gene encoding deoxyribose-phosphate aldolase, protein MQLSRYIDHTLLKPEAQLAQIEKLCAEAKEHGFFSVCVNTSYVPACAELLKDSSVKVCCVVGFPLGAMDTESKAFETSTAIKNGAGEIDMVIHVGALKDRRLDYVRDDIKAVVKAAQGRTVKVIIETSLLNNEDKVLACKAAMEAGAHFVKTSTGFGGGGATVDDVKLMKSVVGDALEVKASGGIKDIAQAKAMIDAGATRLGTSSGIIIVQGGTVQGGY, encoded by the coding sequence GTGCAACTAAGTCGTTATATTGATCATACTCTTTTGAAACCTGAAGCGCAGTTAGCGCAAATCGAAAAACTCTGTGCAGAAGCCAAAGAACACGGCTTTTTCAGCGTTTGCGTGAATACCTCCTATGTTCCAGCATGTGCGGAACTTCTGAAAGACTCTTCCGTCAAAGTTTGCTGCGTTGTCGGCTTTCCTTTGGGAGCGATGGATACAGAAAGCAAAGCTTTTGAAACTTCAACGGCTATTAAAAACGGTGCTGGCGAAATCGATATGGTGATCCATGTCGGCGCTTTGAAAGACCGTCGCTTAGACTATGTGCGAGATGATATCAAAGCCGTCGTGAAAGCGGCGCAAGGTCGCACGGTGAAAGTGATCATCGAGACATCCCTTCTTAATAACGAAGACAAGGTGTTGGCGTGCAAAGCGGCGATGGAAGCCGGGGCTCACTTTGTGAAAACATCCACAGGATTTGGCGGTGGTGGTGCGACCGTCGATGATGTCAAACTCATGAAATCAGTTGTTGGTGATGCGCTGGAAGTAAAAGCTTCTGGTGGCATTAAAGATATCGCTCAAGCCAAAGCGATGATTGATGCAGGGGCAACTCGCTTGGGAACAAGCTCTGGAATCATCATCGTACAGGGCGGCACCGTTCAAGGAGGTTACTAA
- a CDS encoding thymidine phosphorylase: protein MAFLPAEIIKAKRNGRELSYDEINEFILGYARGQIPDYQMSALLMATFFKGMTTEETLSLTKAMLHSGEVVDFSSVPGFKVDKHSTGGVGDKTSLILGPIVAAAGVPVPMISGRGLGHTGGTLDKLESIPGFNTQKSLPEFVELVRKHAICFIGQTKEICPADKKIYALRDVTATVESLPLICASIMSKKLAEGIDGLVLDVKFGSGAFMKTPALAEELALNLMAIAKGYGKKVTSLLTNMDQPLGRFAGNSLEVEECVAIMKNEKFMGPGGYDLYEDTRELSLQLSAHMLLLAGVGRTAEESYKIALDMLTSGKAMAKFEELCGIHGGNLKALPKPQHKMTITAEKAGYVHGFHTESIGIAGIIIKAGRAQTTDVIAPTAGIEFHVKVGDEVKAGDTVFTLHGDDKDLLQSAVPLLKSAVNISLPKIAKPSLILKTLS, encoded by the coding sequence ATGGCATTTCTTCCGGCAGAAATTATTAAAGCGAAGCGCAACGGTCGCGAACTTTCTTACGACGAGATCAATGAATTTATTCTAGGATATGCGCGCGGTCAGATTCCTGATTATCAAATGTCGGCGCTTTTGATGGCGACCTTTTTTAAGGGCATGACGACGGAGGAAACTCTCTCACTCACGAAAGCCATGCTTCACTCTGGTGAAGTTGTGGATTTTTCTTCCGTACCGGGATTTAAAGTCGATAAACACTCTACTGGCGGCGTGGGTGATAAGACCAGTTTGATCCTTGGTCCCATCGTTGCCGCAGCTGGTGTGCCCGTACCGATGATCTCCGGCCGCGGCTTAGGCCATACCGGTGGAACTTTAGATAAGCTTGAATCTATTCCTGGATTCAATACGCAAAAATCTTTGCCTGAATTCGTAGAGCTTGTTCGCAAACATGCGATTTGTTTTATCGGTCAAACAAAAGAAATCTGCCCTGCGGATAAAAAGATCTATGCTCTTCGTGACGTGACGGCGACAGTGGAAAGCCTTCCACTGATTTGTGCTTCTATCATGTCTAAGAAATTGGCCGAAGGCATTGATGGTTTGGTGCTGGACGTGAAGTTCGGCTCTGGCGCTTTCATGAAAACTCCAGCCTTAGCAGAAGAACTCGCTTTGAATTTGATGGCGATTGCTAAAGGTTATGGAAAGAAAGTTACATCTTTGCTAACGAATATGGACCAACCCTTGGGTCGCTTTGCCGGAAATTCTTTGGAAGTCGAAGAATGCGTTGCAATCATGAAGAATGAAAAGTTCATGGGGCCGGGTGGTTACGATCTTTATGAGGACACGCGCGAACTCAGCCTTCAGCTTTCTGCTCACATGCTGCTTTTGGCAGGAGTTGGCCGCACGGCTGAAGAATCTTATAAAATTGCCTTAGATATGCTGACTTCAGGAAAGGCGATGGCGAAGTTTGAAGAGCTTTGCGGGATCCATGGCGGAAATCTGAAAGCCCTTCCAAAACCACAACACAAAATGACTATTACCGCAGAAAAGGCCGGTTATGTGCACGGCTTCCACACAGAAAGCATTGGTATTGCGGGCATTATTATTAAAGCCGGACGTGCACAGACCACCGACGTGATCGCGCCTACAGCCGGGATAGAATTTCATGTTAAAGTCGGCGACGAAGTGAAGGCTGGCGACACTGTGTTCACGTTGCACGGCGATGACAAAGACTTGCTGCAATCGGCAGTTCCCCTGTTGAAATCAGCGGTGAATATTTCCTTGCCAAAAATTGCAAAGCCTAGTTTGATACTGAAGACTTTGAGCTAA
- a CDS encoding purine-nucleoside phosphorylase — protein sequence MVLNKLQETITYIRTKTSAKPKIGVVLGSGLGAFVKDVEVEITLPYKDIPHFSPPTVEGHSGNLIFGKVNGQQIVILQGRNHYYEGHSMESVVFPTRTLAMLGIETLILTNSAGGFGENMQAGDFMIIEDHINLMGTNPLMGPNIKELGPRFPDMTEAYDKRLISIMEQVLLKQGTRFHKGVYCGVSGPTYETPSEVRYLKLIGGKAVGMSTVPETIAANHLGLRVAALSCITNLAAGISSQKLSHDEVTETAKRVEIQFLSFLKEFIGQI from the coding sequence TTGGTATTAAATAAGCTTCAAGAAACCATCACCTATATCCGTACTAAAACTTCGGCTAAACCGAAGATCGGTGTTGTTTTAGGTTCCGGTCTTGGTGCTTTCGTGAAGGATGTGGAAGTTGAAATCACACTTCCTTACAAAGACATCCCGCACTTTTCTCCCCCGACAGTTGAAGGCCACTCTGGAAATTTGATTTTCGGTAAAGTGAACGGTCAACAGATTGTGATTCTTCAAGGTCGCAATCATTATTACGAAGGACACAGCATGGAAAGTGTTGTGTTCCCTACTCGTACATTAGCGATGTTGGGTATTGAAACTTTGATCCTGACAAACTCTGCCGGTGGTTTTGGCGAAAACATGCAAGCTGGTGACTTCATGATTATTGAAGATCACATCAACTTGATGGGTACGAATCCCTTGATGGGCCCGAACATTAAAGAACTGGGTCCTCGTTTCCCTGATATGACAGAAGCTTATGACAAGCGTTTGATCTCTATCATGGAGCAAGTTTTGTTAAAGCAAGGCACACGCTTTCACAAAGGTGTTTACTGTGGCGTGAGTGGCCCTACTTATGAAACGCCTTCTGAAGTCCGTTACTTGAAACTTATTGGCGGCAAAGCTGTCGGTATGAGTACGGTTCCAGAAACAATTGCAGCAAACCACTTGGGTCTTCGCGTGGCGGCTTTAAGCTGTATCACGAATTTGGCGGCGGGAATTTCATCGCAAAAACTTTCGCACGATGAAGTGACTGAGACCGCAAAACGTGTCGAAATTCAGTTTTTATCTTTCCTAAAAGAATTTATCGGACAGATCTAA
- a CDS encoding S8 family peptidase translates to MDVQKILSAVVCIFVLASCGNKSPSTVFPENGAMDSSACTGQAIQNKFIVQWEDGKFTVEQAANADEFTKNFIEPQLEKIRYVEFDRQIQTSKTDEIQANAYSDSWGQTKIGAPSLWAQGIQGQNVKIAVVDAFVDTSHPQIKPRIAVNTAEIPNNGKDDDGNGIVDDYYGASFVSIPNNNPTPSSHGTHVAGIIAADERYGSVQGVAPRSQLIPAQFIANDGGGSLGDAVLALQYSASRGAKIINASWGGAPCVASLRNAFVELQGKGILVIVAAGNDGRDVDVYPEFPASFGLANQITVAASSVSDFMTSWSNSGFNLVHVAAPGERILSTVPGNSTAYMDGTSMAAPMVSGAAALLWSARPTASAAQIKQSILQSVDVVPGHEFKVKTQGRINVEKAFEVLKQLVP, encoded by the coding sequence ATGGATGTTCAAAAAATTCTCTCGGCGGTTGTCTGCATCTTCGTATTAGCATCTTGTGGCAACAAATCGCCTAGCACCGTATTTCCGGAAAATGGAGCGATGGACTCGAGCGCATGCACGGGCCAAGCAATCCAGAATAAATTCATCGTCCAATGGGAAGATGGAAAATTTACGGTGGAACAGGCCGCAAACGCTGACGAATTTACGAAAAATTTTATCGAGCCACAGCTAGAGAAGATCCGCTATGTGGAGTTCGACCGTCAAATTCAAACATCTAAAACTGATGAAATTCAAGCCAATGCCTATTCCGATAGTTGGGGGCAGACAAAGATAGGTGCGCCTTCTTTGTGGGCTCAAGGCATTCAAGGACAGAATGTTAAAATCGCCGTTGTTGATGCGTTCGTCGACACAAGCCATCCGCAAATCAAACCGCGTATTGCTGTGAACACGGCAGAGATTCCCAATAATGGCAAAGACGATGACGGTAACGGCATTGTTGATGACTATTATGGAGCTTCATTTGTCTCTATTCCAAATAACAATCCAACACCCAGCTCGCATGGAACTCATGTGGCAGGTATTATCGCTGCGGACGAACGCTATGGTTCTGTCCAAGGTGTCGCTCCTCGATCGCAACTGATTCCTGCGCAATTTATTGCCAATGATGGTGGTGGTTCGTTAGGTGATGCGGTTCTGGCTTTGCAATACTCGGCTTCGCGTGGAGCTAAAATTATTAACGCAAGCTGGGGTGGAGCTCCGTGTGTGGCTTCTCTAAGAAATGCCTTCGTTGAACTTCAAGGAAAAGGCATCTTAGTTATTGTTGCCGCTGGTAATGATGGACGTGATGTCGATGTTTACCCTGAGTTCCCCGCTTCATTTGGTTTAGCAAATCAAATCACAGTCGCTGCTTCTTCGGTGTCTGATTTCATGACCTCTTGGTCAAACAGTGGATTCAATCTTGTTCACGTCGCGGCTCCGGGAGAAAGAATTCTAAGTACGGTTCCTGGTAACTCGACAGCTTATATGGACGGCACAAGCATGGCAGCTCCGATGGTTTCTGGTGCGGCAGCGCTTTTGTGGAGTGCTCGCCCGACCGCTTCGGCAGCGCAAATTAAGCAGTCGATTTTGCAGTCCGTCGATGTCGTTCCAGGACACGAATTTAAAGTAAAAACTCAAGGACGCATTAACGTAGAAAAGGCGTTTGAAGTCTTAAAGCAGTTAGTTCCATAA
- a CDS encoding acyl-CoA carboxylase subunit beta, whose translation MSTEISSGIQARLNDLEKRNEAAMAGGGAARIAKHKQGGRLTARERIDVLVDPGSFVEMDRFVTHRCTNFGMDKTVVPGDGVITGYGRINGKLVYVSSQDFTVIGGSMSRTQANKICKVMDLAMKNGAPFISINDSGGARIQEGIESLGGYADIFTRNTMASGLIPQITAIMGPCAGGAVYSPSITDFVFMVKNTSYMFVTGPDVIKTVTHEEVTKEDLGGATTHSAKSGVAHFAAEDDKHCLLLIRELMNFLPSNNLDDAPVLPTNDRPDRVTESLNTLIPENPKKPYDMLGVITECVDEGYFLEVHKHFAQNVIVGFARFNGRPVGIVANQPNVLAGCLNIEASRKAARFIRFCDAFNIPIVSFVDVPGFLPGKDQEWNGIITHGAKLLYAYAEATVPKITIITRKAYGGAYIVMGSKLLRSDVNLAYPSAEIAVMGAEGAVSIISREEISKAKDPVAEKARLTAEYEAKFSNPYVSAELGYTDEVIEPAMTRKRIIDSLEMLKHKRDIMPAKKHGNIPL comes from the coding sequence ATGAGCACAGAAATTTCATCTGGCATTCAAGCTCGCCTCAACGATCTTGAAAAACGTAATGAAGCTGCAATGGCCGGTGGTGGCGCTGCACGTATTGCGAAACACAAACAAGGTGGACGTCTTACTGCCCGCGAAAGAATTGATGTTCTTGTCGATCCAGGCAGCTTTGTCGAGATGGACCGTTTTGTTACTCACCGTTGTACTAATTTCGGTATGGATAAAACTGTTGTTCCTGGTGACGGTGTTATCACTGGTTACGGTCGTATCAACGGCAAACTCGTTTATGTCTCTTCTCAAGATTTCACTGTCATCGGTGGATCTATGTCGCGCACTCAAGCTAATAAAATCTGTAAAGTGATGGATTTGGCGATGAAAAATGGTGCGCCTTTTATCTCTATCAACGACTCCGGCGGAGCTCGTATCCAAGAAGGTATTGAATCCTTGGGTGGTTACGCGGACATCTTCACTCGCAATACAATGGCTTCTGGATTGATCCCGCAAATCACGGCGATCATGGGCCCTTGTGCGGGTGGTGCCGTTTACTCCCCTTCCATCACTGATTTTGTCTTCATGGTTAAAAACACAAGCTATATGTTTGTGACAGGCCCTGACGTTATTAAGACTGTGACTCACGAAGAAGTGACGAAAGAAGACTTGGGTGGCGCAACGACTCACTCTGCGAAATCAGGTGTGGCTCACTTCGCAGCCGAAGATGACAAGCACTGCTTGTTGTTGATTCGTGAATTGATGAACTTCCTTCCTTCAAATAATTTGGATGATGCTCCCGTTCTTCCGACGAATGATCGTCCGGACCGCGTGACTGAATCTTTGAATACATTGATTCCAGAAAATCCAAAAAAACCTTATGACATGTTGGGTGTTATCACTGAGTGTGTGGATGAAGGTTACTTCCTTGAGGTTCATAAGCACTTCGCGCAAAACGTGATCGTGGGTTTTGCACGCTTCAACGGACGCCCTGTAGGTATCGTCGCAAATCAGCCGAACGTACTTGCAGGTTGCTTGAATATCGAAGCTTCTCGTAAAGCGGCTCGTTTCATCCGTTTCTGTGATGCTTTCAACATTCCTATCGTTTCTTTCGTCGACGTTCCGGGCTTCTTGCCGGGTAAAGACCAAGAGTGGAACGGTATCATCACTCACGGTGCAAAACTTCTTTACGCTTATGCCGAAGCGACTGTGCCTAAGATCACGATCATCACTCGTAAAGCTTACGGTGGTGCTTACATCGTCATGGGCTCTAAACTTCTTCGTTCTGACGTGAATCTTGCTTACCCATCTGCGGAAATCGCGGTGATGGGTGCTGAAGGTGCCGTTAGCATCATCAGCCGCGAAGAGATCTCGAAAGCTAAAGATCCTGTCGCAGAAAAAGCTCGCCTCACAGCAGAGTACGAAGCGAAGTTCAGCAATCCATATGTTTCTGCAGAACTTGGATACACAGATGAAGTGATCGAGCCAGCTATGACTCGTAAACGCATCATTGATTCACTCGAGATGTTGAAACATAAACGCGACATTATGCCGGCTAAAAAGCACGGAAATATTCCTCTTTAA
- the accC gene encoding acetyl-CoA carboxylase biotin carboxylase subunit, producing the protein MALFKKILIANRGEIAIRITRACRELGIGSVAVFSDADRDSLHVFLADEAYHIGPSPSKESYLNYKKIIEVAKQAGVDAIHPGYGFLSENTVFAKALEEAGITFIGPTVSNIESMGDKLSAKALMKKAGVPTVPGSDGGVETVEQAQAIAEKIGLPVIIKASAGGGGKGMRVVRKMDELESAFRACRSEGQNYFADPTVYIEKFINDPKHIEIQVFGDQHGNHVHLFERECSVQRRHQKIIEECPSPSVPNDVRLRMGDAAVRAAKQINYVGAGTIEFIFDNTTKEFYFMEMNTRLQVEHPITEIVTGFDLVKEQINVAAGRPLSFKQEDIKQKGHAIEARICAEDPITYKPHPGVIRACRHPQGPFMRVDSYAYPGYEVPIFYDPMIAKVITWGDKRDEAIDRMQRALSEFVLTGIKTNIVLHKTILDHPKFRDGSYTTQFIEKNFEVIEPQLFKEVEDPVFLIAAAITAYNDRKSKDVRQLNLTSNWKRVGRKLQLRT; encoded by the coding sequence ATGGCATTATTTAAAAAAATTCTGATTGCGAACCGTGGAGAAATCGCTATCCGTATCACTCGCGCTTGTCGTGAGTTGGGTATCGGATCTGTTGCGGTTTTCTCTGATGCGGATCGTGACAGTCTTCACGTTTTCTTGGCGGATGAGGCTTATCACATTGGGCCTTCTCCTTCGAAAGAAAGCTATTTGAACTACAAAAAAATCATCGAAGTGGCAAAACAAGCTGGCGTGGATGCGATTCACCCGGGTTACGGTTTTCTTTCTGAAAACACTGTTTTTGCCAAAGCTTTGGAAGAAGCGGGCATTACATTCATCGGCCCTACGGTTTCTAATATTGAATCCATGGGTGATAAGCTTTCAGCAAAAGCCTTGATGAAAAAAGCCGGTGTTCCGACGGTTCCAGGCAGTGACGGCGGTGTTGAGACGGTCGAGCAGGCGCAAGCTATTGCTGAAAAAATCGGTCTACCTGTCATCATCAAAGCCTCTGCCGGTGGTGGTGGTAAAGGGATGCGTGTTGTTCGTAAGATGGATGAACTTGAAAGTGCGTTCCGTGCGTGCCGCTCTGAAGGTCAGAACTATTTCGCAGATCCTACCGTGTACATCGAAAAATTCATCAACGATCCAAAACACATCGAGATTCAAGTGTTCGGCGATCAACACGGCAACCACGTTCACTTGTTTGAGCGTGAGTGCTCGGTTCAACGTCGTCACCAAAAGATCATTGAAGAATGTCCATCCCCTTCAGTGCCGAACGATGTTCGTTTGCGCATGGGTGATGCGGCTGTTCGCGCAGCTAAGCAGATCAATTACGTGGGTGCGGGTACTATCGAATTCATTTTCGATAACACGACAAAGGAATTCTACTTCATGGAGATGAACACTCGTCTTCAAGTAGAACACCCGATCACTGAAATCGTGACTGGTTTTGACTTAGTAAAAGAACAAATCAATGTAGCGGCCGGCAGACCTCTTTCTTTCAAACAGGAAGATATCAAACAAAAAGGTCATGCGATCGAAGCGCGTATCTGTGCTGAAGATCCTATCACGTATAAACCTCACCCTGGTGTGATTCGCGCTTGTCGCCATCCGCAAGGTCCGTTCATGCGCGTGGATTCTTACGCATATCCTGGTTACGAAGTTCCTATCTTCTATGACCCAATGATCGCGAAAGTCATCACTTGGGGTGATAAGCGTGACGAAGCTATCGATAGAATGCAGCGTGCGTTGTCAGAGTTTGTTCTAACCGGAATTAAAACCAACATCGTTCTTCATAAAACGATCTTGGATCATCCGAAATTCCGCGATGGATCTTATACGACTCAGTTTATTGAAAAGAACTTTGAAGTGATCGAACCACAGCTCTTTAAAGAAGTTGAAGATCCGGTGTTTTTGATTGCAGCGGCTATCACTGCTTACAATGACCGTAAATCCAAAGATGTTCGTCAGTTGAACCTGACTTCAAACTGGAAACGCGTCGGTCGTAAACTTCAATTAAGGACGTAA
- a CDS encoding acetyl-CoA carboxylase biotin carboxyl carrier protein subunit has translation MYFEAELNGKKYKVDVTEQRSTWKVSLQEEGKNWLHYDISKRDFKEAEQYISFLFEGKSYLIDVIGQDTEYTVFTRNSFRTIKVFNDEMLLHESLKKGGNFGADQELKSGMPGKIIEIFAKEGEIVKANKPLLIMEAMKMENEMRATRDVKIKEIKVKQGDSVESGAVLIKFEEP, from the coding sequence ATGTATTTTGAAGCAGAACTTAACGGCAAAAAATATAAAGTCGACGTGACTGAACAGCGCTCTACTTGGAAAGTTTCTTTACAAGAAGAAGGTAAAAACTGGCTTCACTACGACATTTCTAAACGTGACTTTAAAGAGGCCGAGCAATACATCAGCTTCCTTTTTGAAGGGAAATCTTACTTGATTGACGTGATCGGGCAAGACACTGAATACACTGTGTTTACTCGTAACTCATTCCGTACAATCAAGGTGTTCAATGATGAAATGCTTCTGCATGAATCTTTGAAAAAGGGCGGCAACTTCGGCGCCGACCAAGAGCTGAAATCCGGCATGCCTGGTAAGATCATCGAGATCTTTGCAAAAGAAGGCGAAATCGTTAAAGCCAATAAGCCGCTTCTAATTATGGAAGCGATGAAAATGGAAAACGAAATGCGCGCCACTCGCGACGTGAAGATCAAAGAAATCAAAGTTAAGCAAGGCGACTCGGTTGAATCCGGGGCTGTGTTGATTAAGTTTGAAGAGCCTTAG